The Halictus rubicundus isolate RS-2024b chromosome 3, iyHalRubi1_principal, whole genome shotgun sequence genome includes a region encoding these proteins:
- the LOC143352577 gene encoding protein BTG2: MRLEIVSAADFLVHLLRLQAGQLSERQLEMFKSSLTEVLRHRYRDHWFPDRPNRGSGYRCIRINGKMDPVIAQAGANVGLLPTVLHSLFPTELTMWIDPAEVSYRIGENGSICVLYERTEPDPEEQQQHQYHHQQHQHPHQHHHHQQQQQQQQQQQQFESCKDSLLLEHSQFSEQIAAFVSS, from the coding sequence ATGAGACTGGAAATTGTGTCAGCGGCGGATTTTTTGGTGCATCTGCTGCGTCTGCAGGCGGGTCAGCTGTCCGAGCGGCAGCTCGAGATGTTCAAGTCATCGTTGACAGAGGTTCTCCGTCACCGTTACAGGGACCATTGGTTCCCGGATCGTCCGAATCGCGGTTCCGGTTACCGTTGCATACGTATCAACGGTAAAATGGATCCGGTGATCGCCCAGGCAGGCGCGAACGTAGGATTGCTGCCGACGGTGTTGCACAGCTTGTTTCCGACCGAGCTAACAATGTGGATCGATCCGGCGGAAGTATCGTACAGAATCGGCGAGAACGGATCCATTTGTGTGCTCTATGAGCGCACGGAACCGGATCCGGAGGAGCAACAACAGCATCAGTATCATCATCAACAACACCAGCATCCCCATCAGCACCACCACCatcaacaacagcaacaacagcaacaacaacaacaacaattcgAGAGCTGCAAAGATTCGTTGTTGCTGGAACACTCGCAGTTCAGCGAGCAAATCGCTGCGTTCGTTTCCAGTTGA